CTCACTTTGGTGTTTCGCTATAACTCTACTTGATTTCTCATTTTAGGTACTAGCCAGGCTGCCGATTGTGGTTCGTGGAAAGCGCATTTGTCGTTTATCTAAATTTCATATCGTtcttaatttttggtttttgcttttgggtattcgtttcgtttcgtttttagttttcggtttggtttttagttttaaatcaATCCCTGAGTGCATTTTACTTTGCATGTAATTGCGTAGTTGCTAAATCAACTGCTGGTGTTGGCTGTGGCTGTCTTTTGGCTCTTCAACTGTTGGTGCGCAGTGTTGTAAGTTTGAGTTTGAGTGGCTCTGGTTTCTGATTACTGCCAGCGAGTGCCATAATTGAATCGACTAATTACAATACCTATATATCTCacaattacaaatatatatgtatgtacgtatagCAGTGGCGTGCTATTGGCTTTGATTCTGGggctttcttttttctttgagCGCAAACGGTGCATGGAAGATAAAGGGACGTGTTTCGAGTTGGAAATTCTCCTGCGCCTAAACATATCATATCAAAGTTGAACATTTAACAATCAGTATCAGTATTCAGTATACAGTATACAGTATTCAGTATTCATTACTTGTTATTCGTTAGGTTCTTTATTGGTGTTTCGATTGCTGGGAGGGCCTTACGGTGAGCTCTAGTAAGTATCTACAAAAGGTTCTGCACTTCTCAGCTGCTCAGCATCTCGGCGCTTCAAAATATATGCTTCTCTGCGAGTCGAGTTCGCATCCGTGGTTGGTTTGGTTTCGATTGGTTTAATTTATTAGTTGTGTATATTTAGTATATAGTTATGTATAAATACAATTGAATTATAgtacgtatgtgtgtgtatatgtatgtatgtatatcggGGGATCAAACTGCATACGCGTTAGCTCTAGTATTAATACATTAATAATACAATTTGTAATTGCAAAGATAACTAACAATATGTATACTTATTCATATATACGTCTGTCTCCCTTCAGTAATCAAGTATCAAGTACAATTTATCAATTTCATATTTAGAATAATCTTGTGTATATCCGGTACATGCAGGGTCTCtaatcaaattttattttcttcagcATTGCTAACGTTTTTGGTTTCTCCTCGTATCCTAATCCCACTAACGAGTCCTCCCCATCGATTTCCTACCGAATATCTCAACTTTTCAACTATTTATAGCGAAATAACAAGGTTTGTTCTGCCGATGCCAACTAATCAACTAATTTCCATGCAATTCATAAGAATGTTTCACACAATTATCTGGTTTTTTGGGGCTGCCGATTTATCTTTTAGCTAATTGGTTTTTGGGCTACCGAGCGGTCGGGCGGGGGCGACTCGGCCACTCCcataaaagtatgctacacaaTGTTCAACAAAACTTGCGGCAAGTCAATCGATAAACGACAACATCGAAAGTTATGCGCaagtaaacaaatattacttatcacgaaaataaaatacgttctataaaatctataaaaacttcacaaatgtatctgtgtaactatatatatgtatgtatatgctaTGGTGGCTGCCAGCTGTCCTAGACAGCAACGATGGCCGCCATCTACGAGGCAGTCGGCACAGGATTGAAGTAATGCAGGCCATTGGTCTGTAAAAAGTTTTGAAACATATGATTAAATCGTTTACGCATATGGAAACCATGTTCAATCCGACTTACCGCCATGTCGTACTCGGTGATGTAGGCGGGAATTTCCAGCTGATCCTTGGTGATGGCCGAGTACAGGTGCTCCACACCCGGAAGCGAGTGCACCTTGGCCTTGATGGCAGGCGCCATGAACGTGGTGAACCACCAGGTCATCATCTTAGTCCAGAAAGTGGGGTGCACGATATAGAAGGCCTTCAGGTTCTTCTTGTATCTAACCGAACATAAGCAGAATTTAGTAAAATGTCATTTTCCATGAGGTGTTGAGATAGAAACTCACTTGTAAGGCAACACACTGTAGACCTCACGCAGCCAGTGCAGCGATGGATAGTTGTTCGTGGATGTCAGCGTGTGGAAGTACGAGATGACATAGTCTCCTTTAACGATGGGATCCAGTAGCTTAATCAGATATAGCAAGGCCTACAATGCACAAGTAGGATTAGTATATGTCAATGTGGATATCTGCTTAGAAGTGTTTTTACCTTTTCCAGGTCAATGTTCTGGGCGGGGAACCATTTGCCGCAGAACACAATCACAGGCCGACCCAGGCGGTCCACGCCGCTCTGGTAAAGGCAGCCGATGCCGGACACCTCCGTCAAATCCTCGACTTGGGCACGACGCAGTAGGCGCTCGTATCtggaaaaaagcaaaacagcGGTTAATCCCATATAGATTTATAATAGTAGGTCATAACAACTAATGTGATTAGCTTTAGAGTTGTGGTGCTAATTCTGTAAGATGTTTAAAATAACCTgtgtacgtatgtacatatataaatattttattgttgtgTTTATTGATATACCTTACATTCTAAGATCGATTGCAAAATGGATTACACGCACGACTGGTTCTACTTAAGATTGCATTcattttgtttactctccGGCCTCTGACTTTTCAAGTACTAGACATATAATGATTATGTGAAGCCCACATTGATTGGGTTGCTTGGCGAGGGGAGTTCGATCGATTATTATGTGGAGTCACGCAATTCCAGGCCATATAAGCATATAAATACACTGACACAATCACCAGAAGCTATTGTGGAGTTGCCTTGGCCGACTGCTTGGAATTCATTTCGCTAAAAACAAAGTCGCTGAACATCATGTTTATCCGCTTGGTGAATTATTAATGCG
The sequence above is drawn from the Drosophila melanogaster chromosome 2R genome and encodes:
- the Gdap2 gene encoding Gdap2, isoform E, with protein sequence MTMLEGMTSIDLGSSPMQETTGDMNDVLPDELMESPEERYERLLRRAQVEDLTEVSGIGCLYQSGVDRLGRPVIVFCGKWFPAQNIDLEKALLYLIKLLDPIVKGDYVISYFHTLTSTNNYPSLHWLREVYSVLPYKYKKNLKAFYIVHPTFWTKMMTWWFTTFMAPAIKAKVHSLPGVEHLYSAITKDQLEIPAYITEYDMATNGLHYFNPVPTASXMAAIVAV
- the Gdap2 gene encoding Gdap2, isoform D yields the protein MINNSFEFSSDDDSDVSPHDMEGNSSDLEYGARDMNGLSLNSYSSGLQAQLQRDLDRQHLLSDRPRTGVYENVISEGVEGIEHQERYERLLRRAQVEDLTEVSGIGCLYQSGVDRLGRPVIVFCGKWFPAQNIDLEKALLYLIKLLDPIVKGDYVISYFHTLTSTNNYPSLHWLREVYSVLPYKYKKNLKAFYIVHPTFWTKMMTWWFTTFMAPAIKAKVHSLPGVEHLYSAITKDQLEIPAYITEYDMATNGLHYFNPVPTAS
- the Gdap2 gene encoding Gdap2, isoform A, translated to MTMLEGMTSIDLGSSPMQETTGDMNDVLPDELMESPEERYERLLRRAQVEDLTEVSGIGCLYQSGVDRLGRPVIVFCGKWFPAQNIDLEKALLYLIKLLDPIVKGDYVISYFHTLTSTNNYPSLHWLREVYSVLPYKYKKNLKAFYIVHPTFWTKMMTWWFTTFMAPAIKAKVHSLPGVEHLYSAITKDQLEIPAYITEYDMATNGLHYFNPVPTAS
- the Gdap2 gene encoding Gdap2, isoform B; this encodes MEGNSSDLEYGARDMNGLSLNSYSSGLQAQLQRDLDRQHLLSDRPRTGVYENVISEGVEGIEHQERYERLLRRAQVEDLTEVSGIGCLYQSGVDRLGRPVIVFCGKWFPAQNIDLEKALLYLIKLLDPIVKGDYVISYFHTLTSTNNYPSLHWLREVYSVLPYKYKKNLKAFYIVHPTFWTKMMTWWFTTFMAPAIKAKVHSLPGVEHLYSAITKDQLEIPAYITEYDMATNGLHYFNPVPTAS